From one Thalassoglobus sp. JC818 genomic stretch:
- a CDS encoding metalloregulator ArsR/SmtB family transcription factor yields MTQDVFQADYCAERLKALSDPHRLRIVAALRYGELTVSDIAELLETEMVTISHHLKIMKHANLVEVRREGRFMYYRLHADLLQSKGRGGKFLDLGCCRLEVPAG; encoded by the coding sequence GTGACTCAGGATGTTTTTCAAGCGGACTATTGTGCTGAACGGCTCAAGGCGCTGAGTGATCCTCATCGGTTGCGGATCGTGGCTGCGCTGCGTTACGGCGAACTGACTGTGAGTGATATTGCCGAACTGCTGGAAACGGAAATGGTGACGATCTCACACCATCTGAAAATCATGAAGCACGCCAATCTGGTGGAAGTGCGCCGCGAAGGGCGGTTCATGTACTACCGGTTACATGCTGATTTGCTGCAGTCGAAGGGTCGTGGAGGCAAATTCCTCGATCTCGGGTGCTGCCGACTGGAAGTTCCCGCCGGCTAA
- a CDS encoding GTP-binding protein, with protein sequence MKPVYIMIGGFLGAGKTTTISRLARHFMEQGKRIGIVTNDQTTDLVDTHSLRSQGFDVGEVAGSCFCCNFDALTSTVEELGEGSLPEIILAEPVGSCTDLVATVIRPLTEVYGVPLDIAPYGVILKPSHGLRILRGDSGSGFSPKANYIFRKQIEEADFVVINRIDELVSEDVDKLQNLIEAEYPGRPVLRCSARTGEGFDGLLAMLEQRGQFGRRVMEVDYDVLCGRGSRTRLAQQPGRCRRSIGVFAGRAADESHQSNPQTIGH encoded by the coding sequence ATGAAACCAGTCTATATCATGATTGGTGGCTTCCTCGGAGCGGGGAAGACCACAACCATTTCCCGCTTGGCCCGACATTTCATGGAACAAGGGAAACGGATCGGAATCGTCACCAATGACCAGACAACCGACCTTGTGGACACACACAGCCTGCGGTCTCAGGGCTTCGATGTTGGAGAAGTTGCGGGATCGTGTTTCTGCTGCAATTTCGATGCATTGACATCGACAGTCGAAGAGCTTGGCGAAGGGAGTCTACCCGAGATCATTCTCGCGGAACCTGTCGGTAGCTGCACAGATTTGGTGGCCACGGTGATTCGACCGCTGACTGAAGTCTACGGTGTTCCGCTCGACATTGCTCCCTACGGTGTCATCCTGAAACCAAGTCACGGTCTCCGAATCCTGCGTGGCGACAGTGGGAGTGGATTCTCCCCCAAGGCGAATTACATTTTCCGCAAGCAGATCGAAGAAGCTGACTTCGTAGTCATCAATCGAATCGATGAACTCGTCAGCGAAGACGTCGATAAACTTCAGAATCTGATCGAAGCAGAATATCCGGGAAGACCTGTGCTGCGGTGTTCTGCCAGGACAGGCGAAGGCTTCGATGGATTGCTGGCCATGCTGGAGCAACGAGGGCAGTTCGGACGACGAGTTATGGAAGTGGACTACGACGTGTTATGCGGAAGGGGAAGCAGAACTCGGCTGGCTCAACAGCCAGGTCGTTGTAGAAGGAGCATCGGAGTTTTCGCTGGACGAGCTGCTGATGAATCTCATCAGTCGAATCCACAGACGATTGGTCACTGA